A DNA window from Blastocatellia bacterium contains the following coding sequences:
- a CDS encoding VCBS repeat-containing protein, whose protein sequence is MRHLAYISLMLVIHAVLPAASATHAQFLPGPDVSTTVAVADLDADGILDIVSSAAGRKVDDVAIAFGAGDSAFETEQFFPAGELTVDLVIGDVNSDQRPDILTANFGSDDVSVLENLGNRNFQLSSSWPVGDQPISLVLADVNGDNLKDVITANRGSRDVSVLLAQLNGQFQPQRRFALDRTPTALIVADLNGNGVPDIAVSSIGLFSGEVTILSGSGDGSFRLNRRLSAKDGPLSLVAADLNADGATDLVTTNFFSSDVSIILSSGRGGFLSPQRYAVGDAPLSAVVADLNADGLPDLVTANYLDGDLSVLLGRGRGAFQSQTRVDTDDGPVALTIADLNRDGALDLITANTNIISRSVSILLGNGDGTFQAEQRLR, encoded by the coding sequence ATGAGGCATCTGGCTTATATCTCACTCATGCTGGTTATCCACGCTGTGTTGCCTGCTGCATCTGCGACGCACGCGCAATTTTTACCCGGCCCCGATGTGTCTACGACGGTGGCCGTTGCCGATCTTGACGCAGATGGCATCCTGGATATTGTCAGTTCGGCAGCCGGTCGCAAAGTTGATGATGTGGCGATCGCGTTTGGCGCCGGAGACAGCGCATTTGAAACTGAACAGTTCTTCCCCGCCGGTGAGTTGACCGTTGATCTGGTCATTGGGGATGTGAACAGTGACCAAAGACCGGATATTCTCACCGCGAATTTTGGCTCGGATGACGTTTCCGTTCTCGAAAACCTTGGGAATAGGAATTTCCAACTGAGCAGCTCATGGCCGGTGGGCGATCAACCGATCTCGTTGGTCTTGGCCGATGTCAATGGAGATAATCTCAAGGACGTTATCACAGCTAATCGCGGCAGTCGTGATGTCTCGGTCTTGCTCGCACAACTCAACGGCCAGTTCCAACCACAACGTCGTTTCGCGCTGGATCGAACACCAACCGCATTGATTGTCGCTGACTTGAATGGAAATGGCGTCCCTGATATTGCTGTCAGCAGCATCGGGTTGTTCTCTGGCGAGGTGACTATTTTATCAGGCAGTGGGGATGGCTCATTCCGATTGAATAGACGGCTGTCAGCGAAAGACGGCCCTCTGTCGCTTGTGGCTGCTGATCTGAATGCCGACGGCGCGACCGATTTAGTGACAACCAATTTCTTCAGCAGCGATGTCTCGATTATTCTGAGCAGCGGTCGTGGCGGATTTCTCAGTCCGCAGCGATATGCCGTTGGGGATGCGCCGTTGTCAGCAGTCGTGGCTGACCTCAATGCTGACGGCTTGCCCGACCTGGTGACGGCCAATTACTTGGACGGAGATTTGTCCGTGTTGCTTGGGCGCGGCAGAGGCGCATTTCAATCGCAAACGCGAGTTGATACCGACGATGGGCCAGTGGCGCTGACCATTGCCGACCTCAATCGTGATGGCGCATTGGACCTCATCACGGCTAACACGAACATCATCTCACGAAGTGTCTCCATCTTGCTGGGTAACGGCGATGGAACATTTCAGGCCGAACAGCGCCTCCGCTAA